AAAAGAACCTGGCACCCTGAAAGAATTCTCACACGTGTCATGTGGGTGTGTGTTATATTCACTCAAGATTGAGTGAGTGAATTGCTTCATCTCTTGCCCTCCCTTCTGCCATCATCATCCTCTTTCAAAGGACTAAAGCCATGTTCTAGCATATGTGCAGTAACACAGTGGGGACACAATCCCTCTCCACTGaaatcctgttgacaggttccattaAATAGCGTTTCTGTCGGAGACTTATGTAGGTTCAGGTCTGTGCTCTGCAGATGTAGCTGTTCCTGCATATTTTCTCCATTCTAGTTTATGGGTCTTCTGTAATCTACTGGTGAATATGATTATATATTGTGATATAACACTGTTTTTGTATCGTAGGTATGAAGAATCTACTAATGAACTTATTAATGATGAGCTTGGCATAGCTTATCCCATAGTGGATGGAATCCCCAATATGATTCCTCAGGATGCAAGGATGATCCATAAAGAGCCGAAGTCTGAGGAATCTGATAATACTCAGCAGTAGCCTCCTGGAGGAATCTGAAGCCATGTTTCTATCTCTTCCCACGCTGACTGTGCTTGTGCCTCTCCTGTCACTGTCTGGAATCTTTTATTCTGCCTCAGTGGAAGATGATTTCCCCCAGGGATGTACCAGCACGGCGAGTGTGTGTTTCTACAGTCTGCTGCTCCCCATCACCCTTCCCGTCTATGTGTTTTTTCACCTGTGGACATGGATGGGACTCAAGCTCTTCAGACATAATTAAACATCAACATGATTTACCAGTTTCTTACATTTCATAATTCTGATTTCCATCACATcacccatgacggcccacttggaggatgcatGTTGACCGCAGACAGGAAGTTGTGAAACCACATAAGCGCCTCTTCACCTCTCCTTCCTCCAGTGCTTTAAAGTGAATTAAAGTTAAAGAATTTCTGTTTAAGTCAATTTGTTCTTCATTTGTAGGATGTGTACAAAATCGGCATATTTATACGTCTGCTGACCTGAACTCTGCTTGTCCATTCATCTGCTCGGCATTAAGGGGCAGTAAAACCCACGGATATTATGCAGTGAGTTTGTCAGAACCAACTTGCATGAGTGTAATCTGCCTTAATCTCACCCACAGTGCTGCTCTAGATGTTATGTAGGTAACGTTATGATCAGTAAAAACATGTTGCTGGGGATATTAGGTGCATGAGAGAATATAAGTGTAAGGCTGGATCCTTGAACATGGACCATGAAAAGTGCCGTGCCAATGACAACTCCATCCATAATATTGATTTATGATGTACAGAGTACttgttactccccccccccccccccccccatatttagCTGTACTGTTGGCTCTGTTACATATTGCAGAAAcaagaactctgtgcatcatatatcaatatgatcCACAGAGTTCAGTTCCCAGCAGAGTGATGAGTCAGTGGCATGCCACTTtttactaaggctgcattcacacaaacatataggCATACGTTCGCTCTGATGGAGAGGAGTGGTGACccttctccatagcgatgcacagcgctgacacagggaaagatagaacatgtcctatcttttctctctGTACAGAGCAGTATGCTGCTGCATCGTATCGGTCCGTGCGCcctttgccggcctatgggggacgatTATTCGCCCcccctatggtcgtgtgaatgcagcctaaggcctaTTGCCCAGAAGCGAGTGCAGTCAGTGAAAATCGATCTATGCGCTGAAGGGATCTCCCGACCCAAACCTATGATAACTGAAATGATCTCAGCTTGTCAGTTCATTCCAGTGATCAGATGTTTGGGTCGGGAGTTCCCTTCAGCACACAGAGCGATTTTGACTTTTAGCCCATACGCATATAACCCTTTTACTGGCCATATTTACTGATATACAGGACACTTCTAAATTGAACAGACATTTCTCCACTACAAGTATGTCACATAGCTCAGTGGGTGAGGCAGATCATTATATTCTTCACCTGCATGGTTTTAAAAGGCCCTCATTTTTATTCATTAATAAAATGGCTTAATgatgaaatatttaataatttcTAGAGTACACCTATAACTGTACAAATATCAGGACTTGCTAACTGTACTAAAGGAGTTGTTCGAATAATGAAACCAGTTTGTAAAGAAGGCCAGTTGAGCATATGTGCTCTATTGCTCTGAAAGAGTGAAATAAAGTACAGTGCTCTGTCATGAATATGTAATTGGTTGGTTGAGACTTCCCCCATTAAGGTCAGAGTTGTATCTACAGAAACTGCTGTGGGTGAGCCACTGACTATCCTGCACTAAGTGATAACATAGTGGATATGATTAATACAAATTTCTGACCACACTTCCATCCCATTTGGTAATGTACATAAAGAGTAGGGTAAATTATGTTCTTTTATctttccccttgtcctggtccatGGTTTTCCACTGAAAatcccattaaagggaacctgtcatcagaaattggcataataaatcactaccagtatctttatctttcatggcccagcttggtggcaccatccagaaaataaactttgaagtgagacgtATAAAGTTTGGGAGGTAAAGagtttaacacagaagtcaagtTCTCCCTGACAttaaacacctcctcccatgtgattgacatcattcactggacttcaggagatctcatcaatgatgtccctggacgcaggaccatcaatcACAGTGAAGAGGACGTTTTAAGGCACGGAAAGCTTAATTTCATTGTTAAActcatagtggtttattaggccaatttctgatgacaggttccctttaagatgtgaATTGTTCAGGCAGTAAATCTCAAAACATTTTATTGCTTTGTTTTATTGGTTTACATGTGACAATATTATATAATTGCATTGGTTTacttgtgtacagtatatatcagaTTTCCCTTTCAATATAGGTATCCAAGTAAAGTTATGAATTGATTCATGTCTGTAACATATCACATTGATTTTAATGCTAAGTAAGGGGATAAAGCACAATGTAATGATGGCTTCATATCTGCCAGGGGGAACAAGCGTTTACATTGTGATGCTAAATGCTGAACACCAGGTTTTCTAGTTTTTTTCAAACCCCTTGTTGTTCTCCATGGCCAGAAGAAGCTTTCT
The DNA window shown above is from Engystomops pustulosus chromosome 1, aEngPut4.maternal, whole genome shotgun sequence and carries:
- the PIGY gene encoding phosphatidylinositol N-acetylglucosaminyltransferase subunit Y, with product MFLSLPTLTVLVPLLSLSGIFYSASVEDDFPQGCTSTASVCFYSLLLPITLPVYVFFHLWTWMGLKLFRHN